From the genome of Pelmatolapia mariae isolate MD_Pm_ZW linkage group LG12, Pm_UMD_F_2, whole genome shotgun sequence, one region includes:
- the LOC134639034 gene encoding uncharacterized protein LOC134639034, with product MSSDDDERNTMIITLFNKGLKQKEISCVLNSYGHKISERHLRRVLKLLGLKRRCPQRPFTEIHKAVESEMKQWSPEQGIRAMVKRVRDVRGVRPCYRDDVANIMRDMDASGLQRRSPGKKKIPRRNYISRGPNDTWHIDGNDKLKFFGMWIHLGIDGFSRKVLWLKVGTSNRKQNFVARYFFEAVQEQGGCPQMIRGDRGKENLVVGQMQMAFHMRDLGNQAWRCFRMGTSVHNQRAECFNSILKRTWTKKWLTTFEAMMESGILELDNPVHINCLQYAHLPLLQRDLKTEQTVWNTHDIRKQRNAPGPFGKPDLLFTSPPPGYGNVLHIVDPDLLDYAKQLICEVEEPSLVANQEFRDMCQNILENSQFPCTPDGCLAAYLMLVQELTTAMNRNAVPTPSTFAEANDIYIFLKRQRMEGAPVNISNDQ from the exons ATGTCATCTGACGATGATGAAAGGA ATACGATGATAATAACATTGTTCAACAAAGGcttaaaacaaaaggaaatcaGCTGTGTACTCAATTCATATGGGCATAAAATAAG TGAGAGGCATCTGAGACGAGTTTTAAAACTTCTAGGGTTGAAGCGAAGATGCCCCCAACGACCTTTTACTGAAATCCACAAAGCAGTGGAG agtGAGATGAAACAGTGGTCTCCTGAACAAGGAATCAGGGCAATGGTAAAGCGGGTAAGGGATGTCAGAGGAGTGCGGCCTTGTTACAG AGACGATGTTGCTAATATAATGAGGGATATGGATGCAAGTGGTCTTCAGAGGAGATCTCCTGGAAAGAAGAAAATTCCCCGTCGGAATTACATCAGCCGTGGTCCAAATGACACCTGGCACATTGAtg GCAATGATAAACTGAAGTTCTTTGGAATGTGGATACATTTGGGGATTGATGG ATTTTCCAGGAAGGTTCTATGGCTAAAGGTGGGCACATCCAACCGCAAACAAAACTTTGTGGCCAGATACTTCTTTGAGGCTGTTCAAGAACAGGGTG GCTGTCCTCAAATGATTCGGGGGGACAGAGGAAAGGAGAACCTTGTTGTGGGTCAAATGCAGATGGCATTTCACATGCGAGATCTTGGGAATCAGGCATGGAGGTGCTTCAGAATGGGGACATCAGTGCACAACCAG AGAGCTGAATGTTTTAACAGTATTTTAAAGCGGACATGGACTAAGAAATGGCTGACAACATTTGAG GCCATGATGGAGTCTGGGATCCTTGAACTGGACAATCCTGTGCACAT CAACTGCTTGCAGTACGCACACTTGCCACTGCTTCAAAGAGACTTAAAAACGGAGCAAACAGTTTGGAACACCCATGACATCCGCAAGCAACGCAATGCACCAGGTCCATTTGGGAAACCCGACCTTCTGTTTACCTCACCACCTCCTG GATATGGCAATGTGCTGCACATAGTTGACCCAGACCTTTTAGACTACGCCAAGCAATTAATCTGTGAGGTGGAAGAGCCTTCACTGGTAGCAAACCAGGAATTCAGAGACATGTGCCAGAACATTTTAGAAAACAGCCAATTTCCCTGCACACCTGATGGTTGCCTTGCTGCATACCTCATGCTAGTCCAAGAGCTCACAACTGCCATGAACAGAAATGCAGTTCCTACACCTTCTACGTTTGCAGAGGCAAATGACATATACATCTTTCTGAAGAGACAGAGGATGGAAGGTGCACCAGTAAACATTTCCAATGACCAATAA
- the LOC134638267 gene encoding death-associated protein kinase 3-like — protein MCGQQGMEDSDIHHEINVSLRLSHPNIVRLMAVARTESCFLLAAEYIHGATLQQVLHTDSCLVKLEGDDAGFISLDLSMAVEYIHAQRIIHQDIKPANVMVHHPSKKAVLTDWGMANIRDTVMLRQGSKFTAQAIGPAGGTYLYMAPECILMFEEASFQTDMWSLGATYLEILTGSAPWIG, from the exons ATGTGTGGCCAACAAGGGATGGAGGACAGCGACATTCATCATGAGATAAATGTTTCACT gAGACTGTCTCACCCCAACATCGTCAGACTCATGGCAGTTGCCCGCACTGAGTCCTGCTTTTTGTTGGCAGCTGAATACATTCATGGCGCAACCCTGCAGCAAGTGCTTCACACAGACAGCTGCTTGGTGAAG CTTGAAGGGGATGATGCCGGTTTCATATCACTGGACTTATCCATGGCAGTAGAGTACATCCATGCACAGAGAATCATTCACCAGGATATAAAGCCAGCAAATGTCATG GTTCACCACCCTTCTAAGAAGGCAGTCCTGACAGACTGGGGCATGGCAAACATAAGAGACACTGTGATGCTTCGTCAAGGGAGTAAGTTCACTGCCCAGGCTATTGGTCCAGCTGGTGGCACATATCTTTACATGGCTCCTGAATGCATACTGATGTTTGAAGAGGCCTCGTTCCAGACAGACATGTGGTCCCTCGGAGCCACGTATCTAGAGATCCTGACGGGGTCCGCTCCGTGGatt GGTTAA